One stretch of Gadus macrocephalus chromosome 12, ASM3116895v1 DNA includes these proteins:
- the LOC132469100 gene encoding glutathione hydrolase-like YwrD proenzyme isoform X1, with protein sequence MSSEFAFSSRRSPLVCLHGCSSSSQPLATGIGLDILKRGGNAADAAVAMAAALSVTEPCSTGPGGDAFCLFYDGNTGDISCLNGSGRSPRAQTLELLEGRGYSAEAPPPAFDALNITVPGAPACWCDTVQMFGSHKVSLGEVLGGAVHLAQEGVPVAKVAAYQWAHWVDAMRHAGKELDSDLLVEGEAPRHGQVFRNPVLARTFRELGESGKPGFYQGRVAQAIVDVIHQNGGVMTLDDLSGHDSEVVTPISTDYKGVRLWEPPPNSQGLAALLMLNILENLPLQDLGHNSADYVHLLVQAVRLALTDALHNISDPDHVIIPLDSLLDKSHSRQLAQQISMDRASEVGAPAVTIQGDTVYFCVVDCQGNACSFVNSNYMGFGSGLVPRDCGFSLQNRGASFSLRRNHSNCIAGGKRPYHTIMAALVTGPAPVGQKPRLLAALGVMGAMMQPQGHVQVLLNMLEFGMDPQQALDAPRVYVEYDQKADQWLVHLEEGFGKEVCDELRRRGHEVNWPITGFNRSRFGRGQIITVGDWWNPSVRQAAHPTRVLWAGSDPRADGCSQGY encoded by the exons ATGTCTTCCGAATTCGCCTTTTCATCGAGACGATCCCCGCTCGTTTGTCTCCACGGCTGCTCGTCCTCCAGCCAGCCGTTGGCTACGGGCATTGGACTGG ACATCCTGAAACGGGGCGGGAACGCGGCCGACGCagcggttgccatggcagcgGCCCTGTCAGTCACAGAGCCGTGCAGCACGGGTCCCGGGGGAGATGCCTTCTGCCTCTTCTACGATGGAAACACCGGGGATATAAGTTGTCTAAACGGCAG CGGCCGTTCCCCCAGAGCCCAGaccctggagctgctggaggggcGTGGCTACAGcgcagaggccccgccccctgccttTGACGCTCTAAACATCACAGTCCCCGGAGCCCCAGCATGCTGGTGTGACACTGTGCAGATGTTTGGGAgccacaag GTCTCCCTGGGCGAGGTGTTGGGCGGGGCCGTGCACCTCGCCCAGGAGGGGGTCCCGGTTGCCAAGGTAGCGGCCTACCAATGGGCACACTGGGTGGACGCCATGCGGCATGCTGGGAAGGAACTGGACAGCGACCTTCTGGTGGAAGGGGAGGCGCCACGGCACGGACAAGTGTTCAGGAACCCCGTCCTGGCTAGGACCTTCAGG GAGCTGGGAGAAAGCGGGAAGCCAGGCTTCTACCAGGGGAGAGTGGCTCAGGCCATCGTTGACGTTATCCACCAAAACGGCGGGGTCATGACCCTGGATGACCTCAGCGGCCATGACAGTGAGGTGGTCACTCCGATCAGTACAGACTACAAG GGCGTGCGTCTTTGGGAACCCCCTCCCAACAGCCAGGGCCTGGCCGCCCTGTTGATGCTCAATATCTTGGAGAACCTTCCGCTGCAAG ATCTTGGCCACAACAGCGCAGACTACGTCCATCTCCTGGTGCAGGCGGTCCGCCTCGCCCTAACAGACGCGTTGCATAACATAAGTGACCCGGACCATGTGATCATTCCTCTGGACAGCCTATTGGATAAGAGCCACAGCCGCCAGCTTGCCCAGCAAATCAGcatggacag GGCCAGTGAGGTGGGTGCACCGGCTGTGACGATACAGGGCGACACTGTGTACTTCTGTGTGGTCGACTGCCAGGGCAACGCATGCTCCTTTGTCAACAGCAACTACATGGGCTTTGGCTCAGGGCTTGTGCCCAGGGACTGTGGCTTCTCCCTCCAG AATCGGGGTGCTAGTTTTTCTCTGCGTCGTAACCACAGCAACTGCATCGCCGGCGGTAAACGCCCATACCACACCATAATGGCCGCCCTCGtcaccggccccgcccccgtcgGACAGAAGCCCCGCCTCCTGGCGGCCCTCGGAGTGATGGGCGCCATGATGCAACCGCAAGGACACGTCCAg GTGCTGCTGAACATGCTGGAGTTTGGAATGGATCCCCAGCAGGCCTTGGACGCTCCCAGGGTCTATGTGGAGTACGACCAGAAAG CTGATCAGTGGCTGGTTCATTTGGAGGAGGGATTTGGCAAAGAAGTTTGCGATGAGTTGAGGAGGCGGGGCCACGAAGTAAATTGGCCAATCACAG GATTTAATCGTTCGCGATTTGGTCGAGGACAAATCATTACAGTTGGTGATTGGTGGAATCCATCTGTCCGTCAAGCTGCTCATCCAACCAGAGTTCTGTGGGCGGGGTCGGACCCCAGAGCAGACGGGTGTTCACAAGGCTACTAG
- the LOC132469100 gene encoding glutathione hydrolase-like YwrD proenzyme isoform X2 produces the protein MCVCVCVCVCVCVCVCVCVCVCLHNYMTNIRPLKHNDSQGEASLAQGHLDPQLGGAGDRTSDLPVSLGEVLGGAVHLAQEGVPVAKVAAYQWAHWVDAMRHAGKELDSDLLVEGEAPRHGQVFRNPVLARTFRELGESGKPGFYQGRVAQAIVDVIHQNGGVMTLDDLSGHDSEVVTPISTDYKGVRLWEPPPNSQGLAALLMLNILENLPLQDLGHNSADYVHLLVQAVRLALTDALHNISDPDHVIIPLDSLLDKSHSRQLAQQISMDRASEVGAPAVTIQGDTVYFCVVDCQGNACSFVNSNYMGFGSGLVPRDCGFSLQNRGASFSLRRNHSNCIAGGKRPYHTIMAALVTGPAPVGQKPRLLAALGVMGAMMQPQGHVQVLLNMLEFGMDPQQALDAPRVYVEYDQKADQWLVHLEEGFGKEVCDELRRRGHEVNWPITGFNRSRFGRGQIITVGDWWNPSVRQAAHPTRVLWAGSDPRADGCSQGY, from the exons atgtgtgtgtgtgtgtgtgtgtgtgtgtgtgtgtgtgtgtgtgtgtgtgtgtgtgtgtgtgtgtgtttacacaatTACATGACAAACATAAGACCTCTTAAACACAATgacagtcagggtgaggcgtctctcgctcagggacacctcgaccctcagctaggaggagccggggatcgaactagcgaccttccg GTCTCCCTGGGCGAGGTGTTGGGCGGGGCCGTGCACCTCGCCCAGGAGGGGGTCCCGGTTGCCAAGGTAGCGGCCTACCAATGGGCACACTGGGTGGACGCCATGCGGCATGCTGGGAAGGAACTGGACAGCGACCTTCTGGTGGAAGGGGAGGCGCCACGGCACGGACAAGTGTTCAGGAACCCCGTCCTGGCTAGGACCTTCAGG GAGCTGGGAGAAAGCGGGAAGCCAGGCTTCTACCAGGGGAGAGTGGCTCAGGCCATCGTTGACGTTATCCACCAAAACGGCGGGGTCATGACCCTGGATGACCTCAGCGGCCATGACAGTGAGGTGGTCACTCCGATCAGTACAGACTACAAG GGCGTGCGTCTTTGGGAACCCCCTCCCAACAGCCAGGGCCTGGCCGCCCTGTTGATGCTCAATATCTTGGAGAACCTTCCGCTGCAAG ATCTTGGCCACAACAGCGCAGACTACGTCCATCTCCTGGTGCAGGCGGTCCGCCTCGCCCTAACAGACGCGTTGCATAACATAAGTGACCCGGACCATGTGATCATTCCTCTGGACAGCCTATTGGATAAGAGCCACAGCCGCCAGCTTGCCCAGCAAATCAGcatggacag GGCCAGTGAGGTGGGTGCACCGGCTGTGACGATACAGGGCGACACTGTGTACTTCTGTGTGGTCGACTGCCAGGGCAACGCATGCTCCTTTGTCAACAGCAACTACATGGGCTTTGGCTCAGGGCTTGTGCCCAGGGACTGTGGCTTCTCCCTCCAG AATCGGGGTGCTAGTTTTTCTCTGCGTCGTAACCACAGCAACTGCATCGCCGGCGGTAAACGCCCATACCACACCATAATGGCCGCCCTCGtcaccggccccgcccccgtcgGACAGAAGCCCCGCCTCCTGGCGGCCCTCGGAGTGATGGGCGCCATGATGCAACCGCAAGGACACGTCCAg GTGCTGCTGAACATGCTGGAGTTTGGAATGGATCCCCAGCAGGCCTTGGACGCTCCCAGGGTCTATGTGGAGTACGACCAGAAAG CTGATCAGTGGCTGGTTCATTTGGAGGAGGGATTTGGCAAAGAAGTTTGCGATGAGTTGAGGAGGCGGGGCCACGAAGTAAATTGGCCAATCACAG GATTTAATCGTTCGCGATTTGGTCGAGGACAAATCATTACAGTTGGTGATTGGTGGAATCCATCTGTCCGTCAAGCTGCTCATCCAACCAGAGTTCTGTGGGCGGGGTCGGACCCCAGAGCAGACGGGTGTTCACAAGGCTACTAG